In one window of Deinococcus misasensis DSM 22328 DNA:
- a CDS encoding catalase: MADDQKPMTTSNGAPVENDTHTQTAGWPGPSLLQDVHFIDKMAHFDREVIPERRVHAKGAGAYGVFEVTHDVTQYTRAKFLSEIGKQTEVFLRFSTVGGERGSADTERDPRGFALKFYTEEGNYDLVGNNTPVFFIRDPLKFPDFIHTQKRDPRTNLKSPNMMWDFWSLHPESLHQVTILFSDRGTPANYREMHGFGSHTFMWYTDASNYVWVKYHFKARGGFKTMHASEADRLKAVDADHATRDLFDNIENGNFPVWDVFVQIITPDEARNYKYDIFDVTKTVSQKDFPLIPVGTLTLNRNPENYFAETEQSAFAPSNLVPGIGPSFDKMLQGRLFSYADTHRHRLGANHHLIPVNNPKSTSVQNYQRDGAMMTGNNGGRSPNYYPNTFSGPQVKADISVPQLAMIGNMGRQEYTHPNSDFEQPGILYREVMTEDKREQLIENIVGALGGAIKRLQYRQSALFYLVDEDYGTRVAKGLNLDLNRVIELSKLSQDERVQATLDDEAFKEVASV, encoded by the coding sequence ATGGCAGACGATCAAAAACCCATGACCACCAGCAATGGTGCCCCAGTTGAGAACGACACCCACACCCAGACCGCAGGTTGGCCCGGCCCCAGTTTGCTCCAAGACGTGCATTTCATTGACAAAATGGCCCACTTTGACCGCGAAGTGATCCCCGAGCGCCGCGTGCACGCCAAAGGTGCCGGAGCCTACGGGGTCTTCGAAGTCACCCATGATGTGACCCAGTACACCCGCGCCAAATTCCTTTCTGAAATCGGCAAGCAAACCGAAGTGTTCCTGCGTTTCTCCACCGTGGGAGGAGAACGCGGCAGTGCCGACACCGAGCGTGACCCTCGGGGCTTTGCACTCAAGTTCTACACCGAAGAGGGCAACTACGATCTGGTGGGCAACAACACCCCGGTGTTTTTCATCCGTGACCCCCTGAAATTCCCCGATTTCATTCACACCCAGAAGCGCGATCCCCGCACCAACCTGAAAAGCCCCAACATGATGTGGGACTTCTGGAGCCTGCACCCCGAGAGCCTCCACCAGGTCACCATCCTGTTCTCTGACCGCGGAACGCCAGCCAACTACCGTGAAATGCACGGTTTCGGCAGCCACACCTTCATGTGGTACACCGATGCCAGCAACTACGTGTGGGTCAAGTACCACTTCAAGGCCAGAGGCGGTTTCAAAACCATGCACGCCTCTGAAGCTGACCGCCTGAAAGCCGTGGATGCCGACCACGCCACCCGCGACCTGTTCGATAACATCGAAAACGGCAACTTCCCTGTGTGGGATGTGTTCGTGCAGATCATCACTCCAGACGAGGCCCGCAACTACAAATACGACATCTTCGATGTCACCAAAACGGTCAGCCAGAAGGACTTCCCCCTGATTCCCGTGGGCACCCTCACCCTGAACCGCAACCCCGAAAATTACTTTGCAGAGACCGAACAGAGTGCTTTTGCCCCCAGCAACTTGGTGCCCGGCATCGGACCCAGCTTTGACAAGATGCTGCAAGGCCGCCTGTTCAGCTACGCAGACACCCACCGCCACCGCCTCGGGGCCAACCACCACCTGATTCCCGTCAACAACCCCAAGAGCACCAGTGTGCAAAACTACCAGCGTGACGGGGCCATGATGACCGGCAACAACGGTGGACGCAGCCCCAACTACTACCCCAACACCTTCTCTGGTCCTCAGGTCAAAGCAGACATCTCCGTGCCCCAACTGGCCATGATCGGCAACATGGGGCGTCAGGAGTACACCCACCCCAACTCCGACTTCGAGCAACCCGGCATCCTGTACCGCGAAGTCATGACCGAAGACAAGCGTGAACAACTCATCGAGAACATTGTGGGTGCGCTGGGTGGAGCCATCAAACGCCTGCAATACCGCCAGTCTGCCCTGTTCTACCTCGTGGATGAGGACTACGGCACCCGAGTCGCCAAGGGTCTGAACCTCGATCTGAACCGCGTGATTGAACTGTCCAAACTGTCTCAGGACGAGCGGGTGCAAGCCACCCTCGATGACGAAGCCTTCAAAGAAGTCGCTTCCGTTTGA
- a CDS encoding Fur family transcriptional regulator, with the protein MEDLSQIARKLSACGLRPSAPRKALLAHLQACGTHPTPYELLDAFKAQGRPISIATLYQNLQVLSEAGLIRKFVDSEGTSRYDANLGVHHHLHCTSCGRILDIEVPEALLGSLSALGQAEGWQVSKVQLDLDGLCNQCQGQETLESA; encoded by the coding sequence ATGGAAGACCTTTCACAGATTGCCAGAAAACTCAGTGCCTGTGGCCTCCGCCCGAGTGCACCGCGCAAGGCACTTCTGGCACATCTGCAAGCGTGTGGCACCCATCCCACCCCTTATGAATTGCTGGACGCTTTCAAGGCGCAAGGGCGTCCCATCAGCATTGCCACGTTGTACCAGAACCTTCAGGTGCTTTCAGAGGCCGGTCTGATCCGCAAATTTGTGGATTCGGAGGGCACCTCCAGATACGATGCCAACCTCGGGGTGCACCACCATTTGCACTGCACATCCTGTGGCCGGATTCTGGACATCGAAGTGCCAGAGGCTTTGCTGGGCAGCCTTTCTGCTCTGGGGCAGGCGGAAGGGTGGCAGGTTTCCAAAGTGCAGTTGGATCTGGATGGCCTGTGCAACCAGTGTCAGGGGCAGGAAACTCTGGAATCGGCCTGA
- a CDS encoding sugar efflux transporter → MKFFSTLKSLFQIPGYGGFSAALMMFGIAYSYVLPYTSLFAITEAKMSTRELGIFLTLMSVSSIVISTYLARVSDRGSNRKWILMFGLLASAAGYLLFSEVRNFYLLVLIACTLLAVGSSAFPQLFAFARTRLQEQEVEKPELAISTLRTFFSLAWVIGPATGALLLGAFGFPWLYRVAAACAIAAALIVLQFKTTQARNQSQTPVQPLGTVLRNPTVAAIFGGFTLLSVAGALSQIALPLRVVKDLQGSETQVGLLFSLAAGLEIPFMVFFGAIASRLPKSRLILAAAVLQGVYFLVIGQATEIWQLFPAQILTALVVSITMGLGISYFQDLLPEAPGLATTLNANSSRMGSILSGLLFGTLGSVLSHAQLFLVCMGMCWLCAVLLFFFGREKHLQAYHKARLS, encoded by the coding sequence ATGAAATTCTTCAGCACACTCAAATCCCTGTTTCAAATTCCCGGTTATGGCGGTTTCAGTGCAGCCCTGATGATGTTCGGGATTGCCTACTCTTACGTGTTGCCTTACACCTCGCTTTTTGCGATCACCGAAGCCAAAATGAGCACCCGAGAACTCGGGATTTTCCTGACTTTGATGTCGGTGTCCAGCATCGTGATCAGCACTTACCTTGCGAGGGTGTCAGACCGAGGCAGCAACCGCAAGTGGATTTTGATGTTCGGCTTGCTTGCTTCTGCTGCGGGTTACTTGCTGTTCAGTGAAGTTCGCAATTTTTACCTGCTGGTCCTGATCGCTTGCACCTTGCTGGCGGTGGGTTCATCGGCTTTCCCTCAGCTTTTTGCTTTTGCAAGGACCCGACTCCAAGAGCAAGAGGTTGAGAAACCCGAGTTGGCCATCAGCACCCTGCGCACGTTTTTCTCTCTGGCGTGGGTGATTGGGCCTGCCACTGGAGCTTTGCTGCTGGGGGCTTTCGGGTTTCCGTGGCTGTACCGGGTTGCAGCTGCCTGCGCCATTGCTGCTGCTTTGATCGTGCTGCAATTCAAGACCACGCAGGCCAGAAACCAGAGCCAGACCCCTGTGCAACCGCTCGGGACGGTCCTGAGAAATCCCACGGTGGCTGCCATTTTTGGAGGGTTCACCTTGCTCAGTGTGGCTGGGGCACTCAGTCAGATTGCCTTGCCCCTCAGGGTGGTGAAGGACTTGCAGGGCTCTGAAACGCAGGTGGGTTTGCTGTTCAGCCTTGCTGCTGGATTGGAGATTCCTTTCATGGTGTTTTTTGGGGCGATTGCTTCCAGGTTGCCCAAAAGCCGTCTGATACTGGCGGCTGCGGTGCTGCAAGGGGTGTACTTTCTGGTGATCGGTCAGGCCACTGAAATCTGGCAGTTGTTCCCGGCGCAAATCCTGACTGCTCTGGTGGTGTCGATCACCATGGGACTGGGGATCAGTTACTTTCAGGACCTGCTGCCCGAGGCTCCCGGCCTTGCCACCACCCTGAATGCCAACAGCAGTCGGATGGGTTCGATCCTGAGTGGGTTGCTGTTTGGGACTCTGGGCAGTGTGCTCAGCCACGCACAGTTGTTTCTGGTGTGCATGGGGATGTGCTGGCTGTGCGCTGTGTTGTTGTTCTTTTTTGGCCGAGAAAAGCACCTGCAGGCTTACCACAAAGCCAGACTGTCTTGA
- a CDS encoding RNase A-like domain-containing protein, protein MIERHVGRTPNQLFDRIRASIKPNGQYKLNTTSSFLDQQTTQAAVDHILNEPSNIQ, encoded by the coding sequence TTGATTGAGCGGCACGTAGGCAGGACTCCCAATCAACTCTTTGATAGGATTCGTGCCAGTATAAAGCCAAACGGGCAATATAAGTTAAACACAACTTCTAGTTTTCTTGATCAACAGACCACACAGGCAGCTGTTGACCATATATTAAACGAGCCTAGTAATATTCAGTAA
- a CDS encoding DUF4142 domain-containing protein produces MLRTKKFLLVMTTLMGTAVGMAQTDPAAQSTPPTTTNLRVPLLDKELIFSDKHFVTMLAQGNAYELAAAQIALAKSSRSEVQTYAQIMVSDHTQMGAMLQATVQQIDPAFPIPNAPSPKHQRMLEELSAATTNFDVVYKAQMLMSHAETLNLLQSFQMNGYGHPLLKALAQTAEPVVTMHLQMAQLLP; encoded by the coding sequence ATGCTTCGCACGAAGAAGTTTCTGCTGGTGATGACCACTTTGATGGGCACTGCTGTGGGGATGGCTCAAACCGATCCTGCTGCCCAGAGCACACCTCCCACCACAACCAATTTGCGGGTTCCCTTGCTGGACAAAGAACTGATTTTTTCTGACAAGCATTTTGTGACCATGCTGGCGCAAGGCAATGCTTACGAACTTGCTGCTGCTCAGATTGCTCTGGCCAAATCCAGTCGTTCTGAGGTGCAAACCTATGCCCAGATCATGGTCAGTGACCACACCCAAATGGGGGCCATGCTGCAAGCAACCGTGCAGCAGATTGATCCTGCTTTTCCGATTCCCAATGCTCCCAGCCCAAAACACCAGAGGATGCTGGAAGAGTTGAGTGCAGCCACCACCAACTTCGATGTGGTGTACAAAGCCCAGATGCTGATGAGCCACGCAGAGACCCTGAATTTGCTGCAAAGCTTCCAGATGAACGGCTATGGACATCCATTGCTCAAAGCCCTTGCACAAACGGCTGAGCCTGTGGTGACCATGCACCTGCAAATGGCCCAACTCCTGCCCTGA